The nucleotide window gagaacccatgctggtgctccagcccacctGTTCCTCACCACATTAGcttggctggagcacacaaaatctactagcctaggacCCTCACCACTGATataaaggaagaagttgcttgtgttaatgaagctaatcaagtcagtgtggaagtgggtcattcatagcatttggtTTGGAGAGGTAAACATCTCCTTTTTGTGTGTATGAGATTTCTCTGACTTCTATGTAGAAAGGCCCTAGGTGAGTTGTCCTGCCAGTCTGGTGAAAAGGGGAGGCCCTGAAGGTGGGGAATGTCTGAGCTTGCTGAACTCCTCAGTGGTGGCTCCTTTGAGATTGGGTCTGGATCCCCATTTTAGGCTTTGCAACATGGGCACAGGGTTATAGTGGTACTGTGATTAAGTGACCAGGCCAAACCTGAGTGCTTGCTGTCACTCAGTGAAACAGATGGCAATATCCAGAGGAGAAGAGAGCTGGACCCAGTCCTACAGGATATAGGAGGTTCCACTGGGACGAATAGAGGGCAGACTTGctcagcagcctccctccccttatTGTGCCAAGATAAGTGTTGCAGTACAGAGCAGTCTGTTTAGGGGGGTCACTGCTTCAGGAGTAGGAGAACATGCTGTCCTgtgactttttcttttcttttttttttttttaagcaaggtATGTTAAACATTTTCACTAACCACAGTCTTTGGCTTTTACTAAATTTATCGTGGCTGTAGTTGTTTTTTTCTTGATTAAAAACAGACAGATCTGCAGCCAGTTTTCTAGACAAGAGTCTTCACCAAATATTGTCACTGTTAAGTCTTATTTTTGGTCTTTAAACACTTGGGGACTGAGCTGTCCTATCTTATTCTTAAGTAGGGTTGGTTCCTGCAGAGCAGTTGATATATGCTAACAGGAATTGTATAAAAGCTTGTGTTGGCACTATATGTACATCTTTCCCCAACACTTGATGAAAGTTGTTGATATCTGGAGCTGTGAAAACAGCACCTGTAAGTCTAGGAAAACACTAATCTAAAAAGCGTTCCTCAGAAGTTGCTGTGCTATGAATATGAAACAAAGGAATGGAGGAATGGACATTGGAGCTGTTTCTTAAAACTTAATTTGCTGTTTCACTTAGCAGTGCTTTTGAAAGGGAACTTAAGTGGCTAGCTTTCAGTGTCTCCAGACAAGTGCTGTGCAGGCCTACTGAGGGTTTTGCTGGCAGTTCCCGTATGTAGGTGGGAATGCCTAGGATCTGGAGAAATCTGTTAAGGGAAAGGACAGACTTCGGCCTGCAGTATCTTGTACTTCCCGCCTCCCTCATACTTCTCTGTTGTGGCTGTTAGTATAACAAACCTAGGGAAATGTTGGGCTGGCGAACGGAGCCGGAGACACCGTGAAGTCGGTGGGGACTGCAAccagcccccttcttccccttctcgGTGCGCGCGCTGTCTTGGAGTCCGCTTTGCTATCACGTGATCTCCCTTTCCTCTCGGCTCCATGTTGAGGCGAGGGTGAACGCGGCGACTAGTGTCCGGTCACAAAATGGAGGTTACCGCTGCTGCGTTAGCGCCGGGAGGAGGGAGCGTGGCCGCTGGCCTTGGCtgacgggagggagggggaggccttATTGAAATtcagggaggggggcgggcggCCTGCGGCGAGTGCTGTCTGCGCGGTGCCGGAGCGAGATTGGCCGCCTCCCCTTCCGGAAATGAATGTGCGTCCTGCATAGACGCGTCCGCGCCGCGAAATGGCGCCCTGCTCCGCAACGTGGGCTTCGGGGAAGCTGCTCTTCCCCTCGGTTCCTCTCCTCAGAAACCCCCTGCTCgaggggagggaacaggctgAATGTAGCTGACAAGTGTAAACGACCTAATCCTCGATCGCGGAGACTAACACCACAGTCTTATCTCGTGCACTCGTGAGGGACTGATGATCTCATCCCCTGGAAACTAACATCCTGGAAATCCCAGCCAGCCATCTCCAAAGAATGAAATCCTTAAACTCCCTAGATAAATATGTTCATCTTCTTGGagagcttttctgaaaaaaaaatcataccccctaagaacttttgtgcaaaaaaaattagTGTGGGGAAACTTAAGTACCCAGCAAAATGCCTCCTGCCTAAGGGAGAAATGAATCATTTTGCAAAAAAATGCACTAGATATCGCAGGGAAAGACTGCAGTGTGTGCCCCACCCCAGGAATGACTCTTGTGCTCCAGGAATATGACTGGAGCACAGATAAGACATGGATTTCttccatattttaaaatacacatttgcTAACGTTGAAGAAAAGGGCCCATGTCTGTCCACCTTTTCTGTTTGCAGGTCCCTTTCAACACAGGAACCCTGCTCAGATTCTCTGGCAGTTCAGTGTTAGTTTTTCTTCCCCATTTCTTTTTGCTCCGTTAATGTGAAATATTCAAGACCTTGTTACTCTATAAATTCAGTGTCTAGTAAAACTAAATCAGGCAGGCACATCAGGGGAAGCATTGTGTTTGTGTACACAATCAAAGCTGGCTAATGTAAAGGTAGAATCATGTAGGTTAATATTCTTTAGCATATGTCATGTACAATTATAAAGCTACTAATTTCATTATATTGCAGTTAGAATCAGGTACTAATTGCAAGTTTAGTCATAGTATACCCTTAAATTTTTTTAAGTACAAATGTAATTGAAGTATTTGGAGCAAAGGTACTCAAATATTTTCAGAGTCTGGGCCACTAAAAATAGTTCATGAACCATGTCTCCCACTTGCAAACACAGGACTCCTGaaaccctctcctctcccttaccATCACATAGTATCCTGTATGGTAACTAAATCAGTTTGTTTAAATACAAAACTGATAAGGGGCTTGCTTTTGGCGGTGCGCACAGATTCTCAACCAAAAGTGAGAGCCAGCTCTTTTTGACTCCTCAGCCATTAGTCTTTGCACTATAGTCAGGTATCCACTTAATTAATAGTTCCCAGAAGTGATACAAAATTCAGGCATAAGACTTTGTTTGCTAAGCACTCTTGCACAAATAACTTGTAAAAAAGTTGTCTTTCAAAGCATCTATATTTCTTTAATTCAAAGGGAAGTAAATATTTttctgggagggaaaaaaaacctaaccATCTCTAAACTGCAGGTTGGAGTGGCAGACTAATTTGGCCTCAGATACAATGTTAGACTTAATGTTTCAGAAGGCTTTACAATGGGGCTTTGTAGAAAAAGGTTTTAATGAAGACACAAAATAAGCTTTACAGTTAATTCCGTCTTCcaaaattttttaaattttaattccaAAAATGTCATAAATgttagaattagggatgttaaaacattttttgtaaacagTTAACACTGTACACTATCAAATCCCTAGTTAGAACACAATTTAAGTGTTCTTTagaattttgtatttattttttatcaaTATTGGACAACATTTTGGGTTTGTAAAAGATGAGCATTTTAAGAGCTATTGTCATGTCCATACAGGCTTTTTCGCAGTTTAACTCTATTCTTATAACAACACTTTCAGGTAAATCAGTACAACTCTACCATATAGACAAAGCTTTGTTTCACTCTTGGACTACGTGTTgtccacaggttttttttttaaaggtgggaggggagcacAGTTATACTTTCGACAGGATAGCAACAATTCCATTAGCCATGTTAGGCTGAATGTTGGCAAAGGAGACATTTAAATCTTGCTGTAAAAGTTTTTACAACTTtggctaagattttcaaagtgattttttatatatatatatatatatatatatatttggttgCTTATTGTGAAGGGTCCCATCCTCTGAAAATTGGGCCCCTTTATCATGTGTCTAGTGATTTTTGGGAGCCCAATTTCTCCTACCTGAGGGTAAAATGCTTTTTTGCCAAACCAACATGACTATGGTCATCAGTTCCTTGATAGTGCCTTTTGGCTTCAGGgttctttattttaaatctggTTTTAAATCTGCCAGTATATAGTGGTGGTTCATTTATAATCTTCCAAGTCTCGGTAACAAATAGCATTAACATTAGTAGCATTAACATGTCATATTGAGATAAACTGTGTCATATGCTTGTTACATAGTTATAGGTAGGACCAAGCTATTGTGaacatgcatttttaaataaaaagctgtatattggaaaaactgaaaatacagaAGAATTACTATTTTATAAAACTTTGTTGGCTTTACAGAACACAGATAAGTATTTGTAGTTCACTGAGGAAATATCTtatgggtttttgtgtgtgtgttttttaggGCCATGACCCGAAGGAGCCAGAACAGTTGAGAAAACTGTTCATTGGAGGCCTGAGCTTTGAAACAACAGATGATAGCTTAAgagaacattttgaaaaatgggGCACGCTCACAGACTGTGTGGTAAGTTGTcataattcaaaaaatgtttctGAAATTATGTGCATACTTACTACATTTAAGGTGATATCTGATCTTATAGGTGATGCGAGACCCACAAACAAAACGTTCCAGGGGTTTTGGCTTTGTGACCTACTCTTGTGTAGAAGAGGTAGATGCAGCAATGAGTGCTCGACCACATAAGGTTGATGGGCGTGTGGTTGAACCCAAGAGAGCAGTTTCTAGAGAAGTAAGCTAATTTAACTTATACTTgagtatatttatttatttattatatttagaAGTAATGAATACTAAATGTAACTTCTGGCCTTCTAGGATTCTGTAAAGCCTGGAGCACACTTAACAGTAAAGAAAATATTTGTTGGTGGAATTAAAGAAGATACAGAAGAGTATAATTTAAGAGACTACTTTGAAAAATATGGCAAGATTGAAACCATAGAAGTCATGGAAGATAGGCAGAGTGGAAAGAAAAGAGGATTTGCTTTTGTAACTTTTGACGATCATGATACAGTTGATAAAATTGTCGGTAGGTAGCTTATAGAATGTGTGAAATTGAAACAATATTCTGATTTTACACATCATCAATGCATGGGATGTGCAATTAGTAAGCAAGTTGTTGACTAAACACTATAGGAAATATATTGCATATAGCTTTTAATCTGTATTTATGCTTTTCGAAAGCTTTGGGTAGCTCATGTTCTAGTGAATagtaaaaactatttcaaaactgTTTTATTTTCTAGTTCAGAAATATCATACTATAAATGGCCATAATTGTGAAGTGAAAAAAGCACTTTCTAAGCAAGAAATGCAGACTGCTAGTTCACAGAGAGGTGAGTTTGGGGTTGTGGATAATAGGATATTTGTACATAGTttagttttcttttcatttcatttaaCATCTGTAAAATGTCTTGTAGGTCGTGGAGGCGGCTCAGGCAACTTCATGGGTCGTGGAAgctttggaggaggaggaggaggtagtggtggtggtggtggtggaggaaaCTTCAGCCGAGGAGGAAGCTTTGGTGGCAGAGGTAGATGATTTGAATCCTTTTCATATAGCATCAAAATGAGAGCTCAAACAGACTTGTTCATGGAAAAACTTTCTTTGATTCAGGAGGCTATGGCGGTAGCGGTGGTGGAAGCAGAGGAAGCTTTGGGAGTGGTGATGGATATAATGGATTTGGCGATGGTAAGCATAATGTCTCTTGATTAGAACTAGTTTTGGACTTGGAAAGTGAGGTAATTTTGGCAATGATAGCTTGGGTTTTGGGCAATGTGATTTCAATAACTTCCTTTTTTCAGCACAATTACATCTTACTTGGAGGTGAGATAATTAAAATGAAACTGATACAAATTGCAAAATGAGCCTTAAACATGTATTTGATTATCATTTActtaaatgtaaatatatatggaGTGAAAATAGTTAAATGAAAGCTATTCTTTTTCTGTTCTTATGCTTGCTATTGGCTGAAATCAAGGGTCAAGATTACATGGAAGTTGTCCTAATATCTGAGGTCCATATGTAAAATTTCATAAATTTATCATCTTTGCAGATTTGGGTTTGGATAAGAATCCAAACCCATGGCGGGACAAAACCTCTGAATGTTGCCCACCAGCAAGATGTTTTCAGAAGCAGAAATGCCACTTGTACAATACAGGAAATAGTCAAATTTCTGTTTTTAGGCCTGATCTTCCAAAAATGTGTGAAGTGGTCACATTGAGTTCACTGGGTCTGTGTAAAGTTTCTCTCCAAACCTGTTTGTGGGATTGGtgtgtatggctacgtctagactggcatgattttccgcaactgcttttaacggaaaagagcatctagattggcacggacgcttttgcgggAAAAagcatttttgccatcggggcttttttgcgcaaaacagtttttagctgtctacactggcccttttgcgcaaaaacatttccggaaaagggcttttgcctgaacgggaacatcaaagcatttgcgtaagaagcactgatttcggatagtagaacgtcagtgcttttgcgcaaaatcaagcggccagtgtagacagctggcaagtttttgcgcaaaagcaggtgcttttgcagaaaaacttgccagtctagacacagccccaatgtgTTGTATCCTTTTGGTATGATTTTCTTATGTATTAAGCAAGAACACCTGGTAGTGCTGGTGCAAATATAACATAAGCTACTTAATTGCTTAGATATACAAACTAAGGTAACTTATATAGCTATTAATTCATCAAGATCATTCTTGTAGCTATCAGTCTATACCCAGATTTTTTTGGTACAGTGAcaatctctctcctcctcttcccccccccccttttttttaattaaaggtgGAAACTATGGAGGTGGCCCTGGTTACAGTAGTAGAGGGGgttatggtggtggtggtggaggaccAGGATACGGAAACCCAGGTGGTGGATAtggcggtggcggcggcggcggtggtggtggtggtggaggataTGATGGCTACAACGAAGGAGGAAATTTTGGTGGCGGTAAGCAATATTTGCAGatctttaaaatgtttccctcaATTTACATTTGCTAGGTATAGAACCTAAAATTACAGGATATGCTAATGATTTTAGAAATTACAATGAGGTGAGGATATGGCCCCAAATATAATCAACTAAAGGCTAGTAAAGAGGGAGCAAGAACTTGCCTTACAATTATACTTAATTGTACAGTCTTCCATTGCTCTGgaattcttatttaaaaaaaggggaggaggcTGTAACTTTGGGGAGAGGTAATCAGATAGTGGACACCTTGAGTGAGGAGGTGAGAATTCCCAAGACCATCCCAACTTGATGTATCATGGCATGCCTGTCATTTCAGCAAGGTATGAACCCCAAAGCCTGCATAAGACACTTTTGCTAATAGTTGAAATACTAATATTTAAAGGCTGCTTTGCTATTAAGCCCCTGTGTATGAATTCTTAAAGAAGGGATGGGTATGCATGAAATGTTGAAATATCATCTGTCTATATATGCAACTTTCAATGAGGACACTATTTTTGGTTGTATAATAGCCGGcttaaaaacccctttttctccctccctgctccagctgTGTCTCAaccttggggggggagaggcacagTGGTCTGGGAGCTGGGACTACTTAGTCCCAGCTAGTGCGGTTCTGGGACCTGCCTGTGTGCCTGACACcacctacatttaaactgcagagcttcaGCTgggccccttatcaactaattatgTAGTTGATGCAGATTGTATCAACTACACCATGAGtcagttacctgcttcttaacatccttatcagTACATTGGAAAAACTGTGCTTCCGCAGAATATAGCATACATCCCTTGTTATCTGGAATAAGAGATGCCAGAAAAAGCAGATTTAAATGTACAAGCTAAACTCACAATGGCAGAATGTTCCTAGTGTAATATACTCTGTAATTATACCCACAAAGCCCATTTAGGGATTGTCTGTGGGGCTGTGCGCTGCAATATGCACTAAACCACTTTGTTCTGTGTAAACCCTGTTAATATGAGCATAATAGCTACTTACTTCACATTAATATACCCATGGCAGTGTATGCTGCAACTTGCCCCCAATGCAGGCTGCAGAGGAGTGTTTTTGTAGATCTGGTCAAAGTGTGAGCCTCTTTTTGAAGATAACTAAGGCTCTATTGGCATAACAAACATGTCCTCTTCTATTCAAGTGATTTGGAAACCTTTCCATAAACCCATATAGACAGTTGTAATGTGTGTTATCTTATGAGTTCATCTGACTTgattggaaaatatttttttttggtCATGTTGACAGTTTTGGGAGCTCTTCTACTTTCAGGCATTGCACTGATTAATAGATTTAATTCACTGATTAACAAATTGGTGTTTCATTTGATTAAAACCAGTGGATCTCTTTTCAAAGACACTTTAAATCAGAGTGTAAGAATGCCAAATAGAAATTTAGCTAAACTTGGTGATATTAGTTCAGCCATTCTTCCACTGATTTAAGAGCACCCTGTCTTCCAAAAATCATCAGAATAGTTAAAACAGAGAGGTTTAAGAAATACATTTAGTTAAATCCATGCACTTATATGTAGACCTAACTAAACTCTTCAGTTAAGCACGCACTGAACCATTGATGGTTTTGATTAGCCATGTACTTTACTGGATTCTTAGGATACGGAATGAGGAGTGGGCCCTAAGTTGAAAGAGAaatctttttggttttgttttgttttttttttttaaaagagaaaactgagctgCAGTTTCCTGGATAACTTCTTTTCCCAGTATTGGTGGGTAGCTAGTAGCTATTAATCGCTTGAAAGAGTTTCAGCTTGTTTAACAGGCTCTACAAATACGATAATCCTCTAGATGTGCTTTTCAGTGACCAATATAGCAGTATTTGTGGGTTCTTACAATAAGATCGTCCAGAAAGAAATCCTGAATTACAAGTGAAAGCTGTAAATTTGGGTAATTAATTGGTCATGACGCCTCTGTAGAAAAACTGACTTTCTGCCTTTATGGAAATAGAAATAGGAGTGAGATAATGGTATGGACGCTTGGTCACAGGCAAGGTAACTGATGTTGTTTTCCCTGAAATTGTGTTGAAAGTTGGATTGGCATGAGCTAGTGTGAGGCTGTGGAAAGCCGTGAGACCAAAACTGTGTAAAACTTGATTGTAAAGGCTTGTCTACGTTGCATGCActctctaaataaataaataaaaagctttGCTTTTTGATTGTACCATTTTCAGCAAAAGTTTAAGACCCTattataggtatgtctacatttgcaccctctctctcgagggatgcaaatgaagacattcaaaatggcaaatgaagccagggtttaaatattccacacttcatttgcatattcacgttatggcgctattttgaaataacagacgctagCTATTAAGACAGTtttttcgagagaagggttttctctcgaaataaccacgtcttaacagcatgttatttcgaaatagcgccataacgcgaatatggaaatgaagcatgggatatttaaatcctggcttcatttgcgaGTTTGGAtgtctttatttgcatccctctctctacagaagtgtagacataccctatctgattTAGTGGGAAGTGAGAAactgctgtttgttttctttgggagggagaagggagaacttGTGTTGAAGGCTGTATTAACAGTGCCAGTTTTGAGTGTTTTCCATTTCTGTGGAGTTTCTCACGTTTTTGTGTTTAAAGCTGCCTTGCATGGTGAGTTTGGGATGATTAAAAACATGAAATTTGTTTCAGGTAATTATGGTGGCAGTGGAAACTATAATGATTTTGGCAACTACAGTGGACAACAGCAGTCGAACTATGGACCCATGAAAGGAGGTGGCAGTTTTGGTGGCAGAAGCTCAGGCAGTCCCTATGGTGGTAAATATAACTTTGAGCaaacttcttttttttgttttaaataacatGCAAAAAAAAATGGTCAATATATGTATTACTCCTAGGTGGTTATGGATCTGGAGGTGGAAGTGGTGGCTATGGTGGCCGAAGATTCTAAATGGAACCAATAACAGGGTGGGTATATTATATGTATAGATGAcgacgatgatgatgatgaatatGCAGCTGTTCACTGAGTAATAATTTTCTTATCCTGTATTCAACAGGCTACAGTTCttagcaggagagagagagcgaggAGTTGTCAGGAAAGCTGCAGGTTACTTTGAGACAGTCGTCCCAAATGCATTAGAGGAACTGTAAAATCTGCCACAGAAGGAGCGATGATCCATAGTCAGAAAAGTTACTGCAGCTTAAACAGAGAACCCTTCTTGTTCAGGACTGCCATAGCCACAGTTTGCAAAAGTGCAGCTATTGATTAATGCAATGTAGTATCAATTAGATGTACATTCCTGAGGTCTTCTATTTGTTGTAgctttgtctttcttttttttttcattacatcAGGTATATTGCCCTGTAAATCGTGGTAGTGGTACCAGGAATAAAAAACAAttaaggaatttttaacttttcaatATTTGTGTAGTTCAGTTTTTCCACATTTTAGTTCAGActttaacaaaaataaagaaatgtaGTTCAGGGTGTTTTTTGTTAATAGAGAAGATTTATGCATTTCTCAATTACCATTTTGTGTTAATTTAAAGGTAAATGTAGAAACACCTGATTTGCAGTCTTAAGGGGTCTAGTCTCAATGTGTATATGTAACTCCCATTGACATGAGTTATATATATGCAGATCGAGAAAATGTTGCATTATAGTTTGTTTTAGATGTATTACTAGGATTGAGTTATTTAAACTAGTGTTGTGAATGATAGAATTAAGCTTACGCTCAAATGAAAATTTCAAATTACTTTTTGGTTTGTGCATATTTTTTAATTTGTAGTTCTGTATAACTTAGTGCTGGCTCTGCAAGAAAAAAAGGCATGATAAATATTTTAACAAGACTCTAAAGTCATATTCAAACTGCCTCCAGTCTCATTTGAGAGATAGGGTATACCTGCAGTCTCTTGCTCCAGTTCTGGGTGAAGAGAGGATGGACTTGATTTTACCTTTTTCAAATTCTTGTAAAGGCCAAAAGGGTGAAACTCAAGTGTCTATTATCCTAGGATATGAAGTTAGATATTTTTAGATGAACTTATGCTTTAAAGAGCAGCCTCAATCCAAGAGAAACACATGAACTATTTCATTTGAATGTGCTATCATAGGAGAGAATAGCTACATGTTGTAAACAATTTAATGGCTATATGCTTCCTTGTATACACCCTAGGCATTTTTTCTGGACACATCCTTCTGACTTGGAACAAAGAGTAGCACAGGTATAATCCCTGACAGTCTCAGGTAATTCATTAAGCCTTATGATGGACAAACTGTCATAGTTAAAGTCCTTTTTTCCTCTAAAGATTGAGCTCAAGTAAGAGATTCAgggttatttgaaaataaagttgGTCATATTTCAGTGACAGGACACCTTTTTAGTTCTAAGATTTGATACCAGGGCGAGTTTGATTAAAAGAAGCCCATAATTAGAATATGCATATCATTTCAGATTTAGGTCACTGGATGGTGGTGGTATAGCAAAACAATTCAAGCAAAACAACTGGGTGACGGtaatgctgaaaaggatctgggggttgtAGCAGATCACAAATCAGTCGTCTATGGTGTA belongs to Pelodiscus sinensis isolate JC-2024 chromosome 7, ASM4963464v1, whole genome shotgun sequence and includes:
- the HNRNPA3 gene encoding heterogeneous nuclear ribonucleoprotein A3 isoform X4 encodes the protein MSSMKEERDIEDYKRKGRRSSQGHDPKEPEQLRKLFIGGLSFETTDDSLREHFEKWGTLTDCVVMRDPQTKRSRGFGFVTYSCVEEVDAAMSARPHKVDGRVVEPKRAVSREDSVKPGAHLTVKKIFVGGIKEDTEEYNLRDYFEKYGKIETIEVMEDRQSGKKRGFAFVTFDDHDTVDKIVVQKYHTINGHNCEVKKALSKQEMQTASSQRGRGGGSGNFMGRGSFGGGGGGSGGGGGGGNFSRGGSFGGRGGYGGSGGGSRGSFGSGDGYNGFGDGGNYGGGPGYSSRGGYGGGGGGPGYGNPGGGYGGGGGGGGGGGGGYDGYNEGGNFGGGNYGGSGNYNDFGNYSGQQQSNYGPMKGGGSFGGRSSGSPYGGGYGSGGGSGGYGGRRF
- the HNRNPA3 gene encoding heterogeneous nuclear ribonucleoprotein A3 isoform X3, yielding MLKGATELAHPSKMSSMKEERDIEDYKRKGRRSSQGHDPKEPEQLRKLFIGGLSFETTDDSLREHFEKWGTLTDCVVMRDPQTKRSRGFGFVTYSCVEEVDAAMSARPHKVDGRVVEPKRAVSREDSVKPGAHLTVKKIFVGGIKEDTEEYNLRDYFEKYGKIETIEVMEDRQSGKKRGFAFVTFDDHDTVDKIVVQKYHTINGHNCEVKKALSKQEMQTASSQRGRGGGSGNFMGRGSFGGGGGGSGGGGGGGNFSRGGSFGGRGGYGGSGGGSRGSFGSGDGYNGFGDGGNYGGGPGYSSRGGYGGGGGGPGYGNPGGGYGGGGGGGGGGGGGYDGYNEGGNFGGGNYGGSGNYNDFGNYSGQQQSNYGPMKGGGSFGGRSSGSPYGGGYGSGGGSGGYGGRRF
- the HNRNPA3 gene encoding heterogeneous nuclear ribonucleoprotein A3 isoform X2, yielding MVFSPHVTVLLSCRILARLKGATELAHPSKMSSMKEERDIEDYKRKGRRSSQGHDPKEPEQLRKLFIGGLSFETTDDSLREHFEKWGTLTDCVVMRDPQTKRSRGFGFVTYSCVEEVDAAMSARPHKVDGRVVEPKRAVSREDSVKPGAHLTVKKIFVGGIKEDTEEYNLRDYFEKYGKIETIEVMEDRQSGKKRGFAFVTFDDHDTVDKIVVQKYHTINGHNCEVKKALSKQEMQTASSQRGRGGGSGNFMGRGSFGGGGGGSGGGGGGGNFSRGGSFGGRGGYGGSGGGSRGSFGSGDGYNGFGDGGNYGGGPGYSSRGGYGGGGGGPGYGNPGGGYGGGGGGGGGGGGGYDGYNEGGNFGGGNYGGSGNYNDFGNYSGQQQSNYGPMKGGGSFGGRSSGSPYGGGYGSGGGSGGYGGRRF
- the HNRNPA3 gene encoding heterogeneous nuclear ribonucleoprotein A3 isoform X1; this encodes MSGLPRGSLLAGETGGGPAAARESSSERSVNERAHELSRARLPFSHVTPPSLPPPALGSILNLKLKETSLVTKWRLKGATELAHPSKMSSMKEERDIEDYKRKGRRSSQGHDPKEPEQLRKLFIGGLSFETTDDSLREHFEKWGTLTDCVVMRDPQTKRSRGFGFVTYSCVEEVDAAMSARPHKVDGRVVEPKRAVSREDSVKPGAHLTVKKIFVGGIKEDTEEYNLRDYFEKYGKIETIEVMEDRQSGKKRGFAFVTFDDHDTVDKIVVQKYHTINGHNCEVKKALSKQEMQTASSQRGRGGGSGNFMGRGSFGGGGGGSGGGGGGGNFSRGGSFGGRGGYGGSGGGSRGSFGSGDGYNGFGDGGNYGGGPGYSSRGGYGGGGGGPGYGNPGGGYGGGGGGGGGGGGGYDGYNEGGNFGGGNYGGSGNYNDFGNYSGQQQSNYGPMKGGGSFGGRSSGSPYGGGYGSGGGSGGYGGRRF